The following is a genomic window from Desulforhopalus sp..
ACCATAAGCGGCCTAGCCGACATAACCGCTTCTGCTTACAGCCTGCAAATGATCTCGGATTTGTATATTCGGGCGGAAATGATTGCCAGAAAAGCCAGAGAAGTTTTGGAAAAAAAGGCTTCGGGGTCGTCTGGCAGCCCAGACACTTGTGCCGCTGTCATTTTTGCAGAAAATGCCAGTCAGGACCTTTCCATCATGTTGGAGAAAATCCAACAGTTAAAAGAAGGGGCCAAAGCCAGTTATATCGCCTCGACATCAGAAATGAATGCCATTTTAAGCTATCTGGACCACATGCAAGACCTTGAAAGCCGGATGAACAAAGAAGTCACCCAGCGGTTTGGGAATAATGTGCTCTCAAGGTTTCAATAGAATTGAACCCCGACACAAAGGGGTTTGGAAATCAAAGGAGAATGGAAATATGAAAAAAACAATTTTTCTATTTTTAATTTTAGCATCCACAGATCCCAACCTAAGTTTTGGCGAAAATCCGAATTTTCAGGAAGGGCAAACGACAACTCCACAGATGCGGCAGTATTTTGAAGGTCGAAAAGCTGAATATAATCAATACCTGGCCGATTTAGCGGCATACAATCAAGCGATTGCAGATCAACGAGAATGGGACAACCAAAAAAATCAAGAAGACCTGGCACAACAACAAACTCAGGAAAGCCAGCAAGCTGCTATAAATCAAAAATCCCAGGAGTGCTCACAATCAGACCCCGCGGAGCAACAGGCATGTCGGCAAACAGTGACTGACATGCAAACCCAGATGTTCGGGCAAGCCGCAGAATATGCAGAATACCGACAAGAACGGGCAGGGACAAGGCCAATTGTGGGCCGGCAACCAACTTTTCACGATAATACCGCCGAACTCGCCAAGGCGTACATTTTTGCTGAAAATCAGGTGTTGGAAGAGAAGGTTAATGTCGTTGGTGCAAGAAATATGAAAGATGAAAAGGGAGGAGTAATAAGCAATGAGGAGGATGTCAGGGCCTACTATGACCGCAATTACGGTGCAAAATGACCACTCTTAGAAAAGTATCTGGCCATTACAATAGCTGAAACCAATGAAAGAAACTCCTGTCAAATTCCCTGCCATTTTGTGTCTGGTATTTCTGGTTGCAACCATATTCTATGTCACTCCTGCCTTTGCTATGGACATGGAATACTATACCTACGGCGGTTTTGGCCCGATTACGCAAGCCTTTACCCGACTGGCCCTGATCTTCAGTGATGCCGGATATATTGGTTTATTTGCAGTAGTAACGGTTATGGGCTTTCTTGCAGGGGCCATATCTTGGCTTGTCCAGGTGTCCAATGGCGGGAAAGCCACCCCTTTAATCTGGACAGTACCTGTTTTCTTCGGGATAATTCTCTATTTTGGCCTGTTTGTTCCCAAGGGAAATATCACGGTTTATGACCCAACGCTCAATAGATTTCAGACTATTGGTGGAATCCCTGATGCTGTTGTCTTTACTGCCGGTGTACTGAACAAAATCGAAAGAGGGCTGGTTGAGATTATTGATACAGCTTCCGCTCCCGATTCAGAATACTCCAGAGGTGCTGGTGGCATAGGTTTCAAAACCTTGGAGTCGGTTAGAAACTCATACATCAAAGATAACCACCTCAGAACAAGTCTGATACGCTATACCAAGGATTGTGTGACTTTTGAACTGATGCGGCCTGGAACAACTTTATCTCTTGATACTCTCCGCAATGACACCACCGATTTCTTGATTGAACTTGGCAAGGCTGTACACCCTGCAATCTATACAGTTTATTATGATTCGGCTGAACCGGCAGGTGTAACAAAAACCTGTACCGAAGCATGGAACCTTATCCGGCCAATTTTTCAAAATACCACTAATTATGCGGAAGCACTCAGGAAGACATGCGGCAAGGCTTCTTTTGATTCGGGCAATGCTCTTGAATATACTACCTGTAAAGACCTCATAACCAGCACCTTGAGATTCACAACGGGGAATACGGTCGTACCGGAGAAGCTCATCCAGCAACGACAAATCTCAGAAATTCTTTATACTTTCTACTATCAGGATGATGTAGAAACTGCAATGCTCATGGAGGCAAACCGGAAGATCACCTCCCAAGGTGTTGGTATTGGTATTGCCATGAACGAATGGATACCGATTATCAAGGCGATCATGACTGCCATCGCCATTGGCATGATTCCGTTCTTGGCCTTATTCCTGCCGACACCCGTAGTCGGCAAGGCCCTTTCAGCCATGTTCGGATTTTTCTGTTTCCTCACCATCTGGGGCATCACTGATGCAGTGGTTCATACTGCGGCAATGGATTACGCACAATACGCCTTTGAAGAGATGCGCCAGTCATCATTAGGCGTTTATTCGATGGCTGCCTTTCCTTCATTATCTGAAAAGATGCTGAGCATGTTCGGCATTATCCGCTCGTCGGGTATCATGCTGGCAAGTCTCTTCACCATGATGCTGATTAAATTTGGTGGTCATGCCCTGGCAATGATGGCCGGGAGTTTGAGTGGTGCGGTAAGCGGAGCAGGTGGACAGGCCGGAGCCTTGATGACTCCGGAAGGCACCTCAGCGGCCATGAGCCAGCAGCTTAAAGCATCAGGGAATTTGGAAGGTATGCCACAGCATAGGTTTTCCAACATGGCCTCGGCAGAGGCTTTCAATAGTGTCCATAGTCCGGTTGGTGGGTACAATTCCTCTATGAACGCCAGGAACGCCTTGACACAAGCAGGGCAAATTCCACAAGGGACTTCGGATGCCGACTATGCAGAGATGAAGCATAACTTTAACCAACAGGCAGGAACAGAAGCCGGTCAAGCATCGGTTTCCCTTGGCCCTGACGGACAAGCGACCCAGGGCAAAACGAATGCTGTTATGCCAAGTGGTTCTACTATGGCAGGTACAACCTTCGGGGCCGGTGGGGCAGGTGTACAGAATCTTAACGGCGCATGGGGGAAAGGTAGTTTTACTTCGGACGGTCATGGCGGCACCAATCTCACCTCTGCCAGTATAAATGGGATGTCTCCCATGGCTCTTGCAGAACAGAACGCACATATCAATACAGAAAAAGCAGCTCATGCCCTTGGTACGAATGAGAGTTGGGACAAGATGAGGAGCCAGCTGCAAACTGATGGTCATACCAGTGCCGAGTCCCGTGCCTATAGTGATAAATTGGCTAACGTTGCCGGGTCGGAATGGGGAAGGGTACTCAATGATAAATCCAGTTTCGTTAATAATTTGACTCAAGGTCAAAAAGAACAATTACAAGCCTATGGGGGTGGAGGCGCTGGAGTAAATATTGGAATAAAAGCAGACGGAGGTGGCAGATATATTATGACAGCGACCGGCGACGAAGGTAAAATATTGTCGTTTTCGGTCGATGAATCGACAGCTAATTCAATAAAAGAGAGTATGAGCAGTGTTCGTGAAAGAGCTGTCTCTGAAACCTTTGGGGATAGTAAGGGGCTTCAATTTGCAACAAATTTAGCAAGCAGGATTGGTGCGACCGAAGCAGCTTCATATCTGAAAGAGGCCAGCAGTATGACCCGTACAACTGAAACTACAGGGGCCGATGCTACAACTGCCTTTGTTGGTTGGTATGCAACTGATCGCTACGGGTCCGACAGCCCTGAAAATATAGACAAAGCTGGTGCCGCCCTTAATCACATGGCAACAGGCGGGTCGCCTGGCATGAATCAATTACAAAGCCATCAACAAAGATTCCTTAAAAGTGGAAATTATACTTGGGGTGACGGACAAGCTCAGGCGGATACTACCATTGATGCAACCAGAAGTGAGGCCGGCGGAAGAATGGCAAATGTTCAAGGCCAGGTAGGGCCAGGGGCAACTGTCGCTGGTATCCGAACGGATAATATTAATCCGGGAGGTTTCGGTGGCCACCCTGGCGATAATCATGATCCTTTAGTAACTCCACAAGAAGAAGGCAATGTAACTCTTAGAGACATGGAAGATCTTCGAGATTCACGTAATAAAGATTTTGAAGAATTCAGAATGCTGCCTAAAACAGGATCGGCTGAATAGTCTTTTTGAGAAAAAGAGAGAACGAAGTAGCCCGTAAGGATGAGCTAATTATCCTGTGCTTCGTAATTGAGATTACCTGCCAATTCAGAGTACATTATATCATGATGCCAGTCGGGGTCATAAACACAGTCGGGATCATCACGTTTGACCGGCTTTATCCACGGAGGTATCCAACGAGGTTCTTTCGATTGAGGATGACAAGGCTTTTTCAGCTTTAAAGAATACATCTTGTCATTAACCCATTTTCTAAAAAAACTATAGATAGTCATGCTGCCACCCTCACCAGAGTGTTTTTTCAAAATTTTTGAAAAGTGGAAATGGAACAAGCATTATTATTACAGCCAGGACAAAAAATCATCAATAACAAAACTAAAACTCTTTCTATTTTAAATAGATATGACAAAAGAAGAACTTGTCAATACCGTTGCCAAATCCACTGATTACAGAAAAACAAGCCAAACTTTTTCCAAGAATCAAAAATTCCTATACCCGCTTCTGGCTGGGCCAATACGTTTCAGTGTACCTTTTTTCTGAGGTTTCTGAAGATTACGTTCAATAAAAAGCTTTGTTATTCCTATGAATATTGATAGTTCCTGGATGTTTATAGTGTTGTTTTGCAGGATAGCTTCTAAAATTTTCCCCGACGTTTTCCCCGACACTAGAATGTCTTTCACTCATAGTTCACCCATTGGTTTTAAGATTTGGCCAGAGGGCTTTCGATTCTCGTTCACTTCTTACTTGGGCGACTAATTGATCAAATGCAGCCTTCACTTCAGGGAATAGAAGAAATACGAAGTCAGAAAAATCTTCGTTCCATTGAAATTTAGATGATGGATTCTCTACTATTTCTTTCCAAACTTCACTCTTTTTTCTCTTCCATTTCTCAGCATTGCCATGATCCAATAGCTCATCTCTTCGATTATAGGCATTGCTAGCAGCAAAAAAGAAAAATAAATCGCCGGGTGACGCTGTGTAAAGTTTGTGACCAAGTTCGACAAGATTATTGAATCCTGATCCAATAGGCTGCCCTACTTCAAGAGAATACAATGATTTTAATAACCGATGGAATTTCGCTGTTGACTTAGGGATATGGTATCCATGCTCTGCAAAAAGGTGCTTGAGCTTTTTTATAATGGGATCGTCATATTCCCATGACCTGAATTTGCAATGATTTTTTAGTTGGTTGCCGAGATCCTGAAGTATCTTGAACTTAATATCTTTCTGTACAATCAGTTTTGCTGTGTCATAGTCAAAAAAGTACGTTTGCTGTCTACTTTGGTTGAGGGTTAAAGATTTAAAAGGAATTATTTGTTCAAACAACCGCTGATCAATATTTGAGTTGCTGATGATCGGTTCTGCCCAGTGACAACGTAGATGCAATTGTCCAGTTTCAATTGAAATATCTCGTGTTTTCTCATTAATCACGAACGCATTCAAATTATTGGGATAGAAAATATCTAACTGAGTAAGTTTTGGGCCTTTCTCCACAAACCGCCGAAAAACCCAAATCAGCAGTGCCCCGTCATTGAGATAAAATTCGCTTCTTTGAACGATCTCTGAAAGAAACGTAGTTGATAGCTGTACCTCAAAAGCTATTCGCAAATCACCTTTTGGGCTGTGGTATATTGCCTGGACATCTGGGCGACGGAATTTTCCATCCTCATTCTTGCTTTTCCAGACTTTCTCCTCTTCGGCTCCTGAAAAATTCGGATCAGCGTTTAAGCTATCAATCAATAGTCTTTTGGTTTCAAGATGTGCATGACTTTCTTTGGCTCCGTTATATTTGATAGCTCTAATAATATCCTGGCTGGCATTTTGTTTCTCCAACTTTGGACAATTATTTTCAGAATCACGATGAGCAAAGTATTGACCTGTTTTCCCAGGATTTGAGCAAAGGTAAATAGGCTGGTAGCAAATAGGGCAAACGTATCTGGCCTCACCACGTTCAATATCTTGACGTAGACTCGTCCTGAGTTTCAGAGCTCGTTCATCATTGCCGACGAATTCTGCGGCGTCAAGTTCTAGACCTGCGTGGGAATCAAAGATATCCTGGATTTTGGCACTTTGTAGGTAAATGAATGAAGCCATATCTGTAGATATTTATTAAGTCTGCTAAAATGAGGGCTATATGATCGATAATTTCAATAACTTCTGTATTTGAAGTTTATGAAAAAGGTTAAAGGTCCGCTATTTTTCACGTGCTCCTGAAGAATTGGCTCAATTTCTAACATCTACGGTTTTGTTCTCATTAACGTAAGATTCTCACTGAGCGAACTATCTGCCAATTCAAGTATTTATATGGCAGCTGTTCATGCGTGAATCAAACGAGTTGCACAGGCCTCTGGTCGGATAGGGGCACTATTATTCCTGTAATGGTCTAATAAACATGCTCCAATAATATTCAGCAGCCCCTTGTTGCGACAAGGCCTCCTCACGACGATTGTCAAACAGTTGCATACCCAAAGGTTTGAGCTGTAGTGTGTACCCATCATCCACAACACTAAGTGATTCATTGAAACTGTTTCGCTGAACCTCCCCGGACTGTGAGTAAGCTATTCCCGGAGAGCCGAGAATACCCTGACCATAATATATAGAACATTGTGCAGTTCGCTTACCACTTTCATAGACGGACGCCGCGAAACTAGTCTCACTTAATCGTTTAAATCTAGTGTTTATATGCGTATTTCGTGCTGAGATTTCCTGAAGAGATCCTTCGAAATATCGCGCCATGTACTCGTAGCTATTTTCCAAAAATTCATCGTGTTCATGATCATCAAATTTCCGTTTGATTCTTAGATTGCTTGAACGATCGCCCTTGGGAACATTTGTTTGAAACCTTACAGGAGACTGTTCGTCCTTCGGGGTTTCAACCGGTACAGGGATTGCGTTTGCAGCATCGCGAACATCTTTAGCAATAATGGCAAAGGCCTCATGTTGATTGGCATACATAGAAACTGGTTTCCCATCAGTCGGCGTAGCTCTCAAATGACCGAATGGCCCAGAGTGCCAATCACAGGGATGCAAAATCACTGGTATCACAACTGAGCTTCCGTCTTCATGTTTTTCAATCGCACGCGTCATTTCCTTTTCATAGCAATAGTCAGATGCGAGAAAGTGGGCGCTGACGAGAAGAAGGACAATTTGAGAGGATTCAAGCTCGGAGTTAATTGTTTGATCAAAATCGCTGCCAGCAGTAATACGCCGATCATGCCAGGAGGATATAACTCCTTGACGTTTCAGCAGCGCCAAGTGAGTTTCCAACTCGTTTCGTAGCTCCTCATCCTTGTGCGAATAAGAAAAGAACAGCTTTGCCATAATGTTTTTTAACCTTTCCAATTTTTTATCTTACAAAAGATGCTTTAGCTGTTTCAGGAATGCAATCAAATTACCCCCAGTAAAATCAGTGTCATTTAAGCCCCGTTGATTTCAAAGATCGAATACCATTTTTTCGCGAGGCCGAGGAAGTCTACTTCCGCCTCCGCTGGCTCCGCAATTGGGAGTTGCAAGAATTAGGTCCAAATCGCCCTCTTGCACGACTACTCTCACACAAACCGAAAGCCCATCCGCTCGACGTCGATTAATCTGCTGATTGATCCAACTTTCCTCAATGCTACCGAGCTCACCCTCTGCTTCCCCGATTTTGATTTTGATCATGCTCTCTCCTTATGTTCATTCCGTATTCAGCGGATCGATGCTGCAAGAAAATTAAGGCAGTCTATCCTTTACTGAGAATAACACTGCCCTTGTTTGTTCTGCCCAGTTTGTAAAGATCGATCAGCTAACCGTGTATTCCTTCCATGGGATAGCTTGGATGGGAACATTGCTCATAAACTTAGCAATATCTCTGCGACCATAATATGTCGGAGTGCCTCTGCCGTTCTGAGCCATTAATATTACCGGAATTCCTGGGAAAAACCGTCCAAAATCATCAATTGCCTTGAGAGCCTCATGTTGCACCTGGACGACATGGCTTTTCACCACCACGATTGCAAATTTTACGCCCTGCTCTTTGATCACTGCGCCCTGAAATTTCGCCATTTCCTACCTTCCTCCTTTCTTCCTGGATGTTGTTTGAGCCAAAGCACTTCCGGCTGCAGTTTTTGATTGTGCACTGGTTCTTCCGTCCCTCAGAACGGCAGAGGCTTTCGTCGCCACTGTTCGAGATGTTGATTTGTTCGGAGCCTTTGTTTGACTCAGAGCGCTCGCAGCTACAGATTTAGAATTGGTGCCGGTGTTCTTACTCGTCAAAACACTTGACGCACTCTTAGCAGCTGTTGAACCTGTTACTTTTTTTGCCATTTGGTACCTCGTAGTTAATATTTGCTCTTGGGCAGATTTTACAAACTCTTAAAACGATAAACACGAATACTAAGTATGTCAATAAATAATGATTGATGAAAAGTAGTATTCTCGATATTCATATATTGTGAATATTTATTGATGTGATATAGTGTATGGCTCTAGCAATAAGATCTTAAAAACAGGTGAAAAAATGAGATGGAGTACAAAGAAACGACTGGAATTTATCGAGTCGCGACTATTTTGGGATGGTAAGATCAGCAGGAAAGATTTGACGGAATATTTCGATGTATCTATCCCTCAAGCAACGAAAGATATAAAGAAATACAGCGAGATAGCGCCAACAAACATCCAATACGATAGCAGTGCAAAACATTATGTGGCTGGGAACAGATTTCTTCCGGTATTGGCTACGCTAGAAGGAGAGTCATATTTTTCTCATCTCATAGTATCTGGTCTGGACAAATCCCCTGGAGAATTCTTTTGCGGTAGAGTCCCTCAATCATATCAACTGCCACTTTTAGCAAGAGCTATCGACTCCCAGATATTAAAGCAAATTCTTAAAAGCATGCATGGGAGTGAGTCAATAGAAATTGAATATCAATCGATGAATACGCCTGATCCAACAACACGATGGATTTCACCACATGCTTTTGGATTTGATGGTCTTAGATGGCATGTAAGGGGATTGTGCCACAAAGATAAAATGTATAAAGACTTTGTCTTAAGCAGGATAATTTCTGTTGGAGACAGCAAAATATTTCCGCACGGACATTTAAATGATTTTCTATGGCACAATAATTTAGTGTTCAAGATTGCAGCCCATAAAGATCTTTCTCCAGGTCAAAAAAAGAGCATTGAATGTGAATTCAATATGGTCAACGGAGAAGTGGCCATTGAAATAAAAGCTGCTTTTCATTTCTACTTGAAACAGCGACTAGGTCTTCATAAAGAAAATGAATCGATTTCTGGGAAAAAACAACAAATTATCCTCATAAATCGTGAAGAAATTGAAACAAAGCTTGCTCTTCTGCGCGAGATTGAATCTTCTAGGATCAAAGAGCTTTCCTTTTATTAATCCGGTTGATAATTGCCGGACATAGACGCATTTTGCAAGAACGCAAATACAGTCACATAAACGACTTTATGTCCGCTTATCAACTTACGGAATCTGAATGAGCAGAAAGAACGGAAACAACTATTCGGTCGATCTGGATATCGGGACCCTCTCGGGGCATCTCTGGGAGGCCGCCAATATCTTGCGCGGTCCTGTCGATGCGGCTGACTTCAAGACCTACATTTTCCCGCTGCTGTTCTTCAAGCGACTCTCTGACGTCTACGACGAGGAGTATACAGTCGCGCTGGAAGAGTCCGGCGGGGATGTAGAGTTCGCCCAGTTCCCCGAGAACCACCGTTTCCAGGTTCAAGAGGGCTGTCACTGGAAGGATGTCCGGGCCAAGAGTGCCAATATCGGCCATGCGCTCCAAAAGGCTATGCGCTGTATCGAGCAAGCCAACCCGGATACCCTGCACGGCATTTTCGGTGACGCCCAGTGGACCAACAAGGACCGCCTTTCCGACGCGCTGCTCAAGGATCTAATTGAACACTTCTCGTCGCTCAGCCTCGGCAATGAGCACTGCAAGGCTGACATCCTCGGCCAATCCTACGAATACCTGATCAAGAAATTTGCTGACCTTACCAATAAGAAGGCCGGTGAGTTCTATACCCCACGCTCCGTGGTCGCGCTGATGGTCCGCATCCTTGCGCCCAAGGCCGGGGAAACCATCTATGACCCGGCCTGCGGGACCGGCGGCATGCTCCTCGAGGCCCTGCACCATGTCAAAGAGCATGGCGGTGACGAGAACCTCATGCTGGGCAAGCTTTATGGCCAGGAAAAGAATCTGACCACATCCTCCATCGCCCGGATGAACCTCTTTCTTCACGGCGCGGAAGATTTCCATATCGAACGCGGCGACACGCTGCGATTGCCCGCCTTTTATTCGGGAGACAGCCTCGCCACCTTTGATTGCGTCATCGCCAATCCTCCCTTCTCCCTGGAAAAGTGGGGGGATGACGTCTGGATCAACGACCCTTACGGCCGCAACTTCGCGGGGCTCCCGCCAGCCAAGTCCGGAGACTTCGCCTGGGTTCAGCACATGACCAAGTCCATGGCCCGCAAGACCGGCCGCATGGCCGTGGTGCTTCCCCATGGCGTGCTCTTCCGTATGTCCAAGGAAGGCGAGATCCGGCGCAAGCTGCTGGAAATGGATATCCTCGAAACGGTAATCGGCCTTGGTCAGAACATCTTTTATGGCACCGGCCTCGCGCCTTGCGTGCTGGTCTTCAGGGACAGCAAACCAAAGGCCCATCGCCAGAAGGTGCTGTTTATCGACGCCTCGAAAGAACTCAAGACCGGTCGTGCTCAGAACGAACTGTTACCCGAGCACGTGGACAACATCCATCGCTGGTACGAGGCCTATCAGGATGCCGAAGGGATCTGCCGGGTAGTCACGCTCGACGAAATCCGCGAGAACGATTTCAACCTGAACATCCCTCGCTACGTGGAGCCGGTGATCGAGGAAGAATCCATGACCATCAATCAGGCCATCGCCAACCTCAAGGAGTCGTTGCAGGCAGCGTATGCGGCCGAGGATCGCCTGAAGGAACTGCTGCTCAGAGAGGGCCTGTTATGAAAGTCTATCAGTACAGATCACCTGTTGGCCGCTTTCTCATCAAACCGCAAACCAACGGTCGTTGGGGTCTTTGGTTCAACGATGACTTGCTCGGCTCCTATCACTCGGCCATGGCGGC
Proteins encoded in this region:
- a CDS encoding conjugal transfer protein TraG N-terminal domain-containing protein; the protein is MKETPVKFPAILCLVFLVATIFYVTPAFAMDMEYYTYGGFGPITQAFTRLALIFSDAGYIGLFAVVTVMGFLAGAISWLVQVSNGGKATPLIWTVPVFFGIILYFGLFVPKGNITVYDPTLNRFQTIGGIPDAVVFTAGVLNKIERGLVEIIDTASAPDSEYSRGAGGIGFKTLESVRNSYIKDNHLRTSLIRYTKDCVTFELMRPGTTLSLDTLRNDTTDFLIELGKAVHPAIYTVYYDSAEPAGVTKTCTEAWNLIRPIFQNTTNYAEALRKTCGKASFDSGNALEYTTCKDLITSTLRFTTGNTVVPEKLIQQRQISEILYTFYYQDDVETAMLMEANRKITSQGVGIGIAMNEWIPIIKAIMTAIAIGMIPFLALFLPTPVVGKALSAMFGFFCFLTIWGITDAVVHTAAMDYAQYAFEEMRQSSLGVYSMAAFPSLSEKMLSMFGIIRSSGIMLASLFTMMLIKFGGHALAMMAGSLSGAVSGAGGQAGALMTPEGTSAAMSQQLKASGNLEGMPQHRFSNMASAEAFNSVHSPVGGYNSSMNARNALTQAGQIPQGTSDADYAEMKHNFNQQAGTEAGQASVSLGPDGQATQGKTNAVMPSGSTMAGTTFGAGGAGVQNLNGAWGKGSFTSDGHGGTNLTSASINGMSPMALAEQNAHINTEKAAHALGTNESWDKMRSQLQTDGHTSAESRAYSDKLANVAGSEWGRVLNDKSSFVNNLTQGQKEQLQAYGGGGAGVNIGIKADGGGRYIMTATGDEGKILSFSVDESTANSIKESMSSVRERAVSETFGDSKGLQFATNLASRIGATEAASYLKEASSMTRTTETTGADATTAFVGWYATDRYGSDSPENIDKAGAALNHMATGGSPGMNQLQSHQQRFLKSGNYTWGDGQAQADTTIDATRSEAGGRMANVQGQVGPGATVAGIRTDNINPGGFGGHPGDNHDPLVTPQEEGNVTLRDMEDLRDSRNKDFEEFRMLPKTGSAE
- a CDS encoding WYL domain-containing protein yields the protein MRWSTKKRLEFIESRLFWDGKISRKDLTEYFDVSIPQATKDIKKYSEIAPTNIQYDSSAKHYVAGNRFLPVLATLEGESYFSHLIVSGLDKSPGEFFCGRVPQSYQLPLLARAIDSQILKQILKSMHGSESIEIEYQSMNTPDPTTRWISPHAFGFDGLRWHVRGLCHKDKMYKDFVLSRIISVGDSKIFPHGHLNDFLWHNNLVFKIAAHKDLSPGQKKSIECEFNMVNGEVAIEIKAAFHFYLKQRLGLHKENESISGKKQQIILINREEIETKLALLREIESSRIKELSFY
- a CDS encoding toll/interleukin-1 receptor domain-containing protein, coding for MAKLFFSYSHKDEELRNELETHLALLKRQGVISSWHDRRITAGSDFDQTINSELESSQIVLLLVSAHFLASDYCYEKEMTRAIEKHEDGSSVVIPVILHPCDWHSGPFGHLRATPTDGKPVSMYANQHEAFAIIAKDVRDAANAIPVPVETPKDEQSPVRFQTNVPKGDRSSNLRIKRKFDDHEHDEFLENSYEYMARYFEGSLQEISARNTHINTRFKRLSETSFAASVYESGKRTAQCSIYYGQGILGSPGIAYSQSGEVQRNSFNESLSVVDDGYTLQLKPLGMQLFDNRREEALSQQGAAEYYWSMFIRPLQE
- a CDS encoding type I restriction-modification system subunit M; this translates as MSRKNGNNYSVDLDIGTLSGHLWEAANILRGPVDAADFKTYIFPLLFFKRLSDVYDEEYTVALEESGGDVEFAQFPENHRFQVQEGCHWKDVRAKSANIGHALQKAMRCIEQANPDTLHGIFGDAQWTNKDRLSDALLKDLIEHFSSLSLGNEHCKADILGQSYEYLIKKFADLTNKKAGEFYTPRSVVALMVRILAPKAGETIYDPACGTGGMLLEALHHVKEHGGDENLMLGKLYGQEKNLTTSSIARMNLFLHGAEDFHIERGDTLRLPAFYSGDSLATFDCVIANPPFSLEKWGDDVWINDPYGRNFAGLPPAKSGDFAWVQHMTKSMARKTGRMAVVLPHGVLFRMSKEGEIRRKLLEMDILETVIGLGQNIFYGTGLAPCVLVFRDSKPKAHRQKVLFIDASKELKTGRAQNELLPEHVDNIHRWYEAYQDAEGICRVVTLDEIRENDFNLNIPRYVEPVIEEESMTINQAIANLKESLQAAYAAEDRLKELLLREGLL
- a CDS encoding DUF6035 family protein; the encoded protein is MASFIYLQSAKIQDIFDSHAGLELDAAEFVGNDERALKLRTSLRQDIERGEARYVCPICYQPIYLCSNPGKTGQYFAHRDSENNCPKLEKQNASQDIIRAIKYNGAKESHAHLETKRLLIDSLNADPNFSGAEEEKVWKSKNEDGKFRRPDVQAIYHSPKGDLRIAFEVQLSTTFLSEIVQRSEFYLNDGALLIWVFRRFVEKGPKLTQLDIFYPNNLNAFVINEKTRDISIETGQLHLRCHWAEPIISNSNIDQRLFEQIIPFKSLTLNQSRQQTYFFDYDTAKLIVQKDIKFKILQDLGNQLKNHCKFRSWEYDDPIIKKLKHLFAEHGYHIPKSTAKFHRLLKSLYSLEVGQPIGSGFNNLVELGHKLYTASPGDLFFFFAASNAYNRRDELLDHGNAEKWKRKKSEVWKEIVENPSSKFQWNEDFSDFVFLLFPEVKAAFDQLVAQVRSERESKALWPNLKTNG